The following are encoded in a window of Haloarcula halophila genomic DNA:
- a CDS encoding type II secretion system F family protein → MSGASPSIWALSVSVPESYRRACRLLDIETTPEAILVVSYVITAVLSGGGIAVVVLFGSRVGGITLISLAGFALIGGRYGIELAAQARRIRALGTAPSLVTRLVLAVELWPTTERAAAFASRTGSGLLAESLATHHQRARDSPHSGLRTFADEWGETFPALERALTGVERAAGAPADERSEILATTRRLLLDGTREEMASFAAALRVPTTALYAFGVLLPLALVALVPAAGMAGIPVTGSSLVAVYVVVLPLGLVVAGAWLLAKRPVAFPPVTVPRSHPEVPDSPWRGLLAGLTVGGGCLALGTALLPVWGVPVAVLGSGMGTALVVAYRPVVTVRKHVVAVESALPSALQALGRRIDRGEAVETAIGTVADESQAPLAAVLDAASCRQRRLGLTVDEAFTGEYGPLATLPSRRVREAVALLSAAATIGPPAGQVVTEMGEHLSDLREVEAETRRDLSQITGTLTNTAGLFGPLVGGATVALAGSIGTTGPVSTVSVSVLGPVVGWYILLLAAVLTTLAVGLRRGLDRALVGYRVGLALLSATVAYFAAITGTGLLV, encoded by the coding sequence GTGAGCGGCGCGTCTCCGTCCATATGGGCGCTCTCGGTGTCGGTCCCCGAGTCATACCGTCGTGCCTGTCGGCTTCTGGACATCGAGACGACTCCCGAAGCGATCCTGGTGGTGAGTTACGTGATCACGGCGGTACTCTCCGGCGGTGGCATCGCGGTGGTCGTCCTCTTCGGGAGCCGTGTGGGTGGGATCACCCTCATCTCGCTGGCCGGCTTCGCTCTGATCGGTGGCCGGTACGGCATCGAACTGGCGGCACAGGCGCGACGTATCCGTGCGCTCGGTACCGCGCCCTCGCTCGTTACCAGGCTCGTCCTCGCGGTCGAACTGTGGCCGACAACCGAACGGGCGGCGGCGTTCGCGAGCCGGACGGGATCGGGACTGCTCGCCGAGAGCCTTGCGACCCACCACCAGCGGGCGCGTGACTCCCCTCACAGCGGCCTTCGGACGTTCGCCGACGAGTGGGGGGAGACGTTCCCGGCGCTGGAACGTGCACTTACCGGTGTCGAGCGTGCCGCCGGAGCCCCTGCCGACGAACGGAGCGAGATCCTCGCAACGACGCGACGGCTGTTACTCGATGGCACGCGCGAGGAGATGGCCTCCTTCGCCGCTGCCCTCCGGGTCCCGACGACGGCGCTGTACGCGTTCGGCGTCTTGCTCCCGCTCGCGCTCGTCGCGCTCGTCCCGGCCGCTGGGATGGCAGGGATTCCGGTCACCGGCTCGTCTCTGGTCGCCGTCTACGTCGTCGTCCTCCCGTTGGGACTCGTCGTCGCCGGTGCCTGGCTTCTCGCCAAACGGCCTGTCGCGTTCCCACCGGTTACGGTCCCTCGGAGTCATCCCGAGGTCCCCGACAGTCCGTGGCGTGGCCTCCTGGCCGGTCTCACGGTCGGCGGGGGCTGTCTCGCCCTCGGAACTGCACTGCTCCCAGTGTGGGGTGTCCCTGTAGCCGTGCTCGGGTCCGGGATGGGGACAGCGCTCGTCGTCGCCTACCGTCCGGTCGTTACGGTTCGAAAGCACGTCGTCGCGGTCGAGTCCGCTCTCCCGTCGGCACTCCAGGCACTCGGCCGACGGATCGATCGCGGGGAAGCCGTCGAGACGGCGATAGGGACCGTCGCCGACGAGAGTCAGGCCCCACTCGCTGCGGTGCTGGACGCAGCGTCGTGTCGCCAACGGCGGCTCGGGCTCACCGTCGACGAGGCATTCACCGGTGAATACGGTCCCCTCGCGACGCTCCCGAGCCGCCGCGTCCGTGAGGCGGTAGCACTGTTGTCGGCGGCGGCCACGATCGGCCCACCGGCAGGCCAGGTCGTGACCGAGATGGGGGAGCACCTCTCCGATCTCCGCGAGGTCGAAGCAGAGACTCGCCGAGACCTCTCACAGATCACTGGGACGCTCACCAACACGGCTGGGCTGTTTGGCCCGCTCGTCGGAGGAGCGACGGTCGCCCTCGCCGGTTCGATCGGCACGACCGGTCCGGTTTCGACTGTCTCTGTCTCGGTGCTTGGCCCCGTCGTGGGCTGGTATAT
- a CDS encoding ATPase, T2SS/T4P/T4SS family, translating into MRDLLLGSTDEPDCRCRTTVDGSLLRVDAGDCPGGGDLAAEHACRATVVEASSARSIDRVVTSDCGLERAYLDGSAALLCAAGRFAARVATIDERLADRARTDPLAAAEEAVGRAGPVATMAAETGLAVASERSNDYETALSAYVGPTVSDARVAETPPGDAVLVDRWRTETEAVVRQYERSGEMDRYHLEPRESRFEPATTELLSEAYGRLARSGTGDTLTPYQAASAVAEDGATAATVGSVLAKHTEGVGILQDFFVDPRVSDVFVTAPAAQTRLRVRVDGETMETNVRLSVEGVRALASQFRRSSGRAFSRASPTLDATTSVNSRRIRVAGVADPVSDGSAFAFRAHDRELWRLADLVANGTMPASVAGLLSVVVERGGACLVAGPRGAGKTTTLGALLWELPRSVRTVLIEDTPELPVEQLQDDGRDVQALRTTTSDGPAVDPAEALRTALRLGDGSLVVGEVRGEEAAVLYEAMRVGDGDDAVLGTIHGGGPQAVRERLVTDLGVPEQSFAVTDLVVTLGQSDATGDRFVQRVDEVRDREHGVVFEPLFARDGDTTEPTGVLDRGNSRLLDTLARPPESYSEIRSVVATRSETIRDGGGSHTDTANLSREQQL; encoded by the coding sequence ATGCGTGACCTGCTACTGGGTTCGACCGACGAGCCCGACTGTCGCTGTCGGACGACAGTCGACGGTTCGTTGCTTCGGGTCGACGCAGGCGACTGTCCGGGTGGGGGCGACCTGGCCGCCGAACACGCCTGCCGGGCGACCGTCGTCGAGGCGTCGAGCGCCCGCTCGATCGACCGAGTCGTCACGAGCGACTGCGGACTAGAACGGGCTTACCTCGACGGATCGGCAGCACTGCTGTGTGCCGCCGGTCGGTTCGCGGCCCGTGTCGCCACGATCGACGAGCGACTGGCCGACCGGGCACGGACCGATCCCCTGGCAGCAGCCGAGGAAGCGGTCGGGCGGGCCGGCCCAGTCGCGACCATGGCGGCAGAGACGGGGCTCGCCGTCGCGAGCGAGCGGTCGAACGACTACGAGACCGCCCTGAGCGCCTACGTCGGACCGACAGTTAGCGACGCGCGGGTCGCCGAGACACCGCCAGGCGACGCGGTACTCGTCGATCGGTGGCGGACCGAGACGGAGGCGGTCGTTCGGCAGTACGAACGCAGCGGTGAGATGGATCGCTACCACCTAGAACCGCGTGAGTCACGGTTCGAACCTGCGACGACCGAACTCCTCTCGGAGGCCTACGGCCGCCTCGCGCGTTCGGGAACCGGTGACACGCTGACACCGTATCAGGCCGCGAGTGCCGTCGCTGAAGACGGGGCCACAGCCGCGACTGTCGGCTCCGTACTGGCCAAACACACCGAGGGGGTAGGCATCTTACAGGACTTCTTCGTCGACCCGCGCGTCTCGGACGTCTTCGTGACCGCCCCGGCCGCCCAGACGCGGCTCCGGGTCCGCGTCGACGGCGAGACGATGGAGACCAACGTCAGGCTCTCTGTCGAGGGTGTCCGGGCACTGGCCTCGCAGTTCCGCCGGTCGAGCGGCCGGGCGTTCTCCCGGGCAAGTCCCACGCTCGACGCCACGACGAGCGTCAACAGCCGACGGATCCGCGTCGCTGGTGTCGCCGACCCGGTCAGTGACGGGTCTGCGTTCGCCTTCCGGGCCCACGATCGTGAACTCTGGCGGCTCGCAGATCTCGTCGCCAACGGAACCATGCCAGCTTCCGTTGCGGGGCTGCTGTCGGTCGTCGTCGAGCGTGGCGGCGCGTGTCTGGTCGCGGGCCCGCGTGGTGCTGGCAAGACGACCACGCTGGGGGCGTTGCTGTGGGAACTTCCCCGTTCGGTCCGGACAGTCCTCATCGAAGACACGCCGGAGCTCCCGGTCGAACAGCTCCAGGACGACGGCAGGGACGTCCAGGCACTGCGGACGACGACGTCAGACGGTCCGGCTGTCGACCCGGCCGAAGCACTCAGAACGGCGCTCCGACTCGGCGACGGCTCGCTGGTCGTCGGCGAGGTCCGGGGTGAAGAGGCTGCGGTGCTCTATGAGGCGATGCGTGTCGGTGACGGAGACGACGCTGTTCTGGGCACGATCCACGGTGGTGGGCCACAGGCCGTCAGAGAGCGCCTGGTGACCGATCTCGGCGTTCCCGAGCAGTCCTTCGCTGTCACTGATCTGGTCGTGACGCTGGGACAGTCAGACGCGACCGGCGATCGGTTCGTCCAGCGTGTCGACGAGGTCCGGGACCGGGAGCACGGTGTCGTGTTCGAACCACTGTTCGCCCGGGACGGTGACACGACGGAGCCGACCGGCGTTCTCGATCGGGGAAACAGCCGGTTGCTCGACACACTTGCACGACCGCCCGAATCCTACAGCGAGATACGGTCCGTAGTCGCGACTCGCTCGGAAACGATTCGGGATGGTGGCGGCAGCCATACAGACACTGCGAACCTCAGCCGGGAGCAACAGCTGTGA